In Candidatus Eisenbacteria bacterium, one genomic interval encodes:
- a CDS encoding alpha/beta fold hydrolase, with product MNPNDRGEAPMAPIRQEFELQNPLGLTIRGKVIRPAAAEPHPATVFIIHGYKGFIDWGFFPTLFDSLAGAGLRVVAFNMSGSGIAPDWETCSETALFEQNTYSQELLDIQTVVRSFTRESNGWPFPLAGPTALLGHSRGGGIALLASANVPRLQTIVTWASICRVDRWDAQAHMKWREQGYLEVVNSRTDQKFRLTTDLLNDVEQNSGRLELETALRGLTIPVLLLHGEKDDAVGVDECRKLFAWKSAHSGQEVPEEQAMPPALANLPVPPETDLRWGAEGSLQALVKWAGHTFDAEHPLPDPPPERLLSVIELTTAWLRWHLLDSKKGLS from the coding sequence TTGAACCCGAACGATAGGGGAGAGGCGCCCATGGCGCCGATCCGTCAGGAATTCGAGCTGCAGAATCCATTGGGCCTCACCATCCGGGGCAAGGTGATCCGTCCCGCGGCGGCTGAACCCCATCCGGCGACGGTTTTTATCATTCACGGATATAAGGGATTTATCGATTGGGGGTTCTTTCCAACGCTCTTCGATTCCTTGGCCGGGGCCGGTCTCCGGGTTGTGGCCTTTAATATGTCCGGATCGGGGATCGCCCCCGATTGGGAGACGTGTTCTGAAACGGCCCTTTTTGAACAAAACACCTATTCCCAGGAGCTGTTGGATATTCAGACGGTCGTCCGGTCTTTTACAAGAGAGTCCAACGGATGGCCTTTCCCGCTGGCCGGGCCAACCGCGCTCTTGGGGCATAGCCGGGGCGGAGGCATCGCCCTTCTCGCCTCCGCCAACGTTCCCAGATTGCAGACGATCGTCACCTGGGCGTCGATTTGCCGGGTCGATCGATGGGATGCACAAGCGCATATGAAATGGCGCGAGCAGGGTTATCTGGAGGTCGTCAACAGCCGGACCGATCAAAAATTCCGGCTGACAACCGATCTGCTCAACGATGTCGAGCAAAACAGCGGGCGGTTGGAGCTGGAAACGGCCCTGCGGGGATTGACGATTCCCGTTCTCCTTCTGCATGGGGAGAAGGATGATGCCGTTGGAGTTGATGAATGCCGCAAGCTCTTTGCCTGGAAATCGGCTCATTCAGGGCAGGAGGTTCCCGAAGAGCAGGCCATGCCGCCGGCGCTGGCCAACCTCCCCGTTCCGCCGGAAACGGATCTGCGCTGGGGGGCCGAGGGGTCGCTTCAGGCGCTGGTGAAATGGGCCGGGCACACTTTTGACGCCGAACATCCCCTGCCGGATCCTCCGCCCGAGCGCCTATTATCGGTGATTGAGCTGACAACGGCTTGGCTGCGCTGGCATCTGCTGGATTCGAAGAAGGGTTTGTCATAG
- a CDS encoding NifU family protein, translating to MLTQESVQKILETEIRPMLRRDGGDIELIDVRDNIVFVRLQGACSGCPGAAMTLKMGVERLLREEFPELEEVIAQ from the coding sequence ATGTTGACCCAGGAGAGCGTACAGAAGATCCTTGAAACGGAAATCCGGCCCATGCTTCGTCGGGACGGCGGGGATATTGAACTTATCGATGTTCGTGACAACATTGTTTTTGTTCGTCTTCAGGGCGCCTGCTCCGGATGTCCCGGCGCGGCCATGACGTTGAAGATGGGTGTCGAGCGGTTGCTGCGGGAAGAATTCCCCGAACTGGAAGAGGTGATCGCCCAATAG
- the queG gene encoding tRNA epoxyqueuosine(34) reductase QueG: MKEEIRRLGLKLGLDGVGFAAPVLPPAGRRFSTWLDSGYGAGMAYLHRTRDLRLCPEKFFPDVKTVLAVILNYYNPEPADVQRGAEGRISPDTPVGRDARISRYAWGRDYHKTLTRRLQRYLEEIQRRFPDAKGRVAVDTAPVMDKLWAEAAGLGWQGRHTNLITRNYGSWVFIGTLWLNIELPPDPAHSNYCGSCTKCLDACPTGALISPNLLDARRCISYWNVEHRGPFGKETPPFDRWLYGCDVCQEVCPWNRFSTPASESDFLPRSSLLKMELKSWAGLNDAEYEKLTRGSAMRRAKQEGLRRNACWLGKTKGERD; the protein is encoded by the coding sequence ATGAAAGAAGAGATCCGCCGGCTCGGCTTGAAGCTCGGACTGGATGGCGTGGGATTCGCCGCGCCGGTTCTCCCTCCGGCGGGGAGGCGCTTTTCAACCTGGCTCGATTCCGGTTATGGCGCCGGGATGGCTTATCTCCATCGCACCCGTGATCTCCGGCTGTGCCCCGAAAAATTCTTTCCGGATGTCAAAACGGTTCTGGCGGTGATTCTCAACTATTACAATCCCGAACCGGCGGATGTGCAGCGCGGCGCGGAGGGCCGGATCAGCCCGGACACTCCGGTCGGCCGGGATGCCCGCATCAGCCGGTACGCCTGGGGCCGCGACTATCACAAAACCCTGACCCGCCGTCTGCAGCGCTATCTAGAGGAAATCCAGCGGAGGTTCCCGGACGCGAAGGGCCGGGTCGCTGTCGATACCGCGCCGGTGATGGATAAACTCTGGGCCGAAGCCGCCGGTCTGGGATGGCAAGGGCGTCATACGAACCTGATCACAAGAAATTACGGAAGCTGGGTTTTTATCGGGACACTTTGGCTCAATATCGAGCTGCCGCCCGATCCGGCCCATTCCAATTATTGTGGAAGTTGTACAAAATGCCTGGATGCCTGCCCGACCGGCGCTCTGATAAGCCCGAATCTGCTCGATGCCCGGCGTTGCATCTCTTATTGGAATGTAGAACACAGGGGTCCTTTTGGGAAAGAAACGCCTCCATTTGATCGATGGCTTTACGGTTGTGATGTCTGTCAGGAGGTCTGTCCCTGGAACCGGTTCTCGACACCAGCCTCAGAAAGTGATTTCCTTCCGAGATCCAGTCTTCTCAAAATGGAACTGAAGAGTTGGGCCGGGCTCAATGATGCAGAGTATGAGAAATTGACGCGGGGAAGCGCCATGCGCCGGGCCAAACAGGAAGGACTCCGGCGAAATGCCTGCTGGTTAGGAAAAACAAAAGGAGAAAGAGATTGA